A window of the Lactuca sativa cultivar Salinas chromosome 5, Lsat_Salinas_v11, whole genome shotgun sequence genome harbors these coding sequences:
- the LOC111910208 gene encoding DCC family protein At1g52590, chloroplastic, with protein MALIPPAAPTLAASSARLSVLPPIVRVRIAGRRRSAVLANLSSPPRSVEAVDWVDATSSFFEQDTRPIMLFDGVCNLCNGGVKFVRDNDRQRRIRFEALQSDAGKNLLQRSGRSPDDISSVVLVEKNRSYIKSEAVLKIMEYIDLPFPQLAFFLQFVPLFIRDFVYENIADNRYAVFGRSESCEI; from the exons ATGGCGCTCATTCCTCCTGCAGCTCCTACTCTTGCTGCTAGCAGCGCACGGCTTAGCGTGCTACCTCCAATCGTACGCGTCAGAATCGCCGGTCGCCGCCGATCTGCAGTTCTAGCCAACTTATCTTCTCCGCCGCGCAGTGTCGAAGCGGTGGATTGGGTGGATGCGACATCAAGCTTCTTCGAACAAGATACCAGGCCTATCATGCTATTTGACG GTGTCTGCAACTTATGTAATGGTGGCGTCAAGTTTGTACGTGATAATGACCGACAAAG GAGAATAAGGTTTGAAGCCCTACAAAGCGATGCAGGAAAGAATCTACTACagagatctggaagatctcctgaTGATATTTCAAGTGTTGTACTTGTAGAGAAGAACAG GTCTTATATTAAGTCAGAGGCTGTGTTGAAGATCATGGAGTACATAGATTTGCCATTTCCCCAACTAGCTTTCTTTCTCCAGTTTGTACCTCT attcaTTAGGGATTTTGTGTATGAAAACATTGCGGACAACCGTTATGCAGTATTTGGTCGTTCAGAGTCCTGTGAAATTTAA
- the LOC128126032 gene encoding uncharacterized protein LOC128126032, whose product MFSKKHLSGSEKRKKRKIVEASLQKEKGSMVKFLKPMSSNENVASVNEENINLNEHDNNLNEENINLNGQDKNIDENVSNIFDPRNWDTLDIKSRDILIEKGPIREMNLVFPKDKFSRHFSYAFYTRKLNNVFLTNEGYNDWKHLSERLKEHENSNEQFVCMSHWNEAKLRLDKNLTIDNELQQEIIKEKERSNEKLFQDNNGNFLGVIQMMVEYDGIMQDHIRRIENNETHHHYLGYKIQNELISLLDALKLLDLNVDDIRGQGYDNGSNMKGKHQGVQKRMLEINSRALYMSCACHSLNLTLVCKKLQSKSICIDTTINQIENIMKFFENYRNEGFTSKNVSDVDSSELFSELKVLKMTLPNDINSAVEILEFVKAVDCYPNTFIAYNILLTIPVTVASAKSSFSKLKLLKNYLRSSMSQERLNGLMNSIINMIDNDNFSIISQAAVVTNVMNTDNELEFNENLENGIRDENDEQAPFDNNVQVPPTFTNMEGANLNIDDN is encoded by the exons atgttttctaaaaaacaTTTATCCGGtagtgaaaaacgaaaaaaacgaaAAATTGTTGAGGCGTctttacaaaaagaaaaaggtTCTATGGTTAAATTTCTAAAACCAATGAGTTCCAATGAAAATGTTGCTAGTGTTAATGAAGAAAACATTAATTTAAATGAACATGATAATAATTTGAATGAAGAAAATATTAATTTGAATGGACAAGATAAAAACATTGatgaaaatgtgtcta ATATTTTTGACCCTAGAAATTGGGATACTCTTGATATTAAATCAAGAGATATTCTAATTGAAAAAGGGCCAATAAGAGAAATGAATCTTGTGTTTCCTAAAGATAAATTTTCTAGACATTTTTCTTATGCATTTTATACTAGAAAGTTAAATAATG TTTTTTTAACAAATGAAGGATATAATGATTGGAAACATCTTAGTGAGAGACTTAAAGAACATGAAAATAGTAATGAACAATTTGTTTGTATGAGTCATTGGAATGAAGCAAAACTAAGATTAGATAAAAATCTTACAATTGATAATGAATTACAAcaagaaataataaaagaaaaagaac ggtCTAATGAAAAACTTTTTCAAGATAACAATGGTAACTTTTTAGGAGTAATCCAAATGATGGTTGAATATGATGGTATAATGCAAGATCATATAAGAAGAATTGAAAATAATGAAACTCATCATCATTATCTTGGCTATAAAattcaaaatgaactaatttctCTTTTAG ATGCATTGAAATTGTTAGATCTTAATGTGGATGATATAAGGGGTCAAGGTTATGATAATGGGTCTAATATGAAAGGAAAACACCAAGGGGTTCAAAAAAGAATGCTTGAAATTAATTCTAGAGCTTTATATATGTCTTGTGCTTGCCATAGTCTTAACCTTACG TTGGTATG TAAAAAGTTGCAATCTAAATCTATTTGTATTGATACTACTATTAACCAAATAGAAAATATTATGAAGTTTTTTGAAAATTATAGAAATGAAGGTTTTACATCAA AAAATGTTTCTGATGTGGATTCAAGTGAACTTTTTTCAGAATTGAAAGTGTTGAAAATGACTTTACCTAATGATATAAATTCTGCTGTTGAAATTTTAGAGTTTGTTAAAGCTGTTGATTGTTACCCAAATACTTTTATTGCATATAACATTTTGTTAACCATTCCTGTCACTGTTGCATCTGCAAAGAGcagtttttcaaaattaaagttaTTGAAGAATTATCTAAGATCGTCGATGTCGCAAGAAAGGTTGAACGGATTG aTGAATTCTATTATAAACATGATTGACaatgataatttttctataaTCTCTCAAGCTGCTGTTGTAACTAATGTGATGAATACAGATAATGAACTTGAGTTCAATGAAAATTTGGAAAATGGAATTAGAGATGAAAATGATGAACAAGCACCTTTTGACAACAATGTTCAAGTACCTCCAACTTTTACTAATATGGAAGGGGCAAATTTGAATATTGATGACAATTAG
- the LOC111910211 gene encoding uncharacterized protein At2g34160 has translation MEEITDGVSNINMSSDSYKKNRIQVSNTKKPLFFYVNLAKRYMQQHNEVELSALGMAIATVVTVAEILKNNGFAVEKKIMTSTVEMKGESRGRPVQKAKIEIVLGKTENFDELMAAAQEERELGYAEEQN, from the exons ATGGAAGAGATAACAGATGGAGTAAGCAACATAAACATGTCCTCCGATTCTTACAAGAAAAACCGAATTCAAGTTTCCAACACCAAGAAGCCTCTATTCTTCTACGTCAATCTTGCCAAG AGGTATATGCAGCAGCATAACGAGGTGGAACTTTCAGCGCTTGGAATGG CAATTGCAACCGTTGTAACAGTGGCAGAAATCCTGAAGAACAATGGATTCGCTGTAGAAAAGA AAATAATGACATCAACTGTAGAGATGAAGGGGGAATCCAGGGGAAGACCTGTCCAAAAGGCCAag ATTGAAATAGTTTTGGGGAAGACAGAAAACTTTGATGAGTTAATGGCTGCTGCACAAGAGGAGAGGGAATTGGGATATGCAGAAGAGCAGAACTGA